From the genome of Prevotella herbatica, one region includes:
- the rd gene encoding rubredoxin gives MEKYVCDVCDYVYDPAVGDPDAGIAPGTSFEDLPDDWTCPVCGVTKDDFQVQK, from the coding sequence ATGGAAAAGTATGTTTGCGATGTATGCGATTACGTATACGACCCAGCGGTAGGAGATCCTGATGCTGGAATAGCTCCTGGTACATCATTTGAAGATCTTCCAGATGACTGGACATGTCCAGTATGTGGAGTAACAAAAGATGATTTCCAAGTACAGAAATAA
- a CDS encoding anaerobic nitric oxide reductase flavorubredoxin, with product MAKQITNKVSWVGKIDWELTKFHGDELSTMHGSSYNAYLIKDEKTALIDTVWQPYDKEFVARLKKTIDLKKIDYIVMNHNEIDHSGALVELMREIPGTPIYCTKKGESIIRGHYHPQDWNFVNVKTGDTLNLGQNTLTFIEAPMLHWPDTMFSYLSGENILFSNDAFGQHFATESLYNDTVKQDDLMWEAQKYYANIINPFSMMVSRKVKELIGMNLNIKMICPSHGIIWKENPKQIIDKYIDWCNGYKENQISIIYDTMWQSTRKMGEAIADGIQNVDKDVTVKLFNASQIDKNDILTEIFQSKAILVGSPTINNGYSYAIAGILEMARGIKYKGKKAAAFGSYGWNGDAPKMITAHLKEAGFEVVNDGIKKQWVPDEKDLDDCIEYGEEFAKATK from the coding sequence ATGGCAAAACAAATCACAAATAAAGTATCTTGGGTTGGTAAGATAGATTGGGAGCTTACCAAATTCCACGGAGACGAGCTCTCCACAATGCATGGTTCCAGTTATAACGCTTATCTCATTAAGGATGAAAAGACTGCACTTATCGACACAGTATGGCAACCTTATGATAAGGAATTTGTAGCAAGACTGAAGAAGACTATAGATTTGAAAAAGATTGATTACATTGTAATGAATCATAACGAGATTGATCATAGTGGTGCGTTGGTTGAATTAATGCGTGAGATTCCAGGTACACCGATATATTGCACAAAGAAAGGTGAATCTATTATCCGTGGTCACTATCATCCACAAGACTGGAACTTTGTAAACGTCAAAACTGGTGATACTCTTAATTTAGGACAGAATACACTTACATTCATAGAAGCACCAATGCTTCACTGGCCAGACACAATGTTCAGCTATCTTTCTGGAGAAAATATATTATTCTCTAATGATGCCTTCGGTCAGCACTTTGCAACAGAATCACTATATAACGATACTGTGAAGCAGGATGACTTGATGTGGGAAGCGCAGAAATACTACGCTAACATCATTAATCCGTTCAGTATGATGGTGAGCAGAAAAGTGAAAGAGCTTATTGGTATGAATCTTAATATTAAGATGATTTGCCCTAGCCATGGTATCATCTGGAAAGAGAATCCGAAACAGATTATTGACAAATACATTGATTGGTGTAACGGATATAAAGAAAACCAGATTTCAATTATCTATGATACGATGTGGCAATCTACACGTAAGATGGGAGAAGCAATTGCTGATGGTATTCAGAACGTAGATAAAGATGTGACTGTAAAATTGTTCAATGCCTCACAAATTGACAAGAATGATATTCTAACAGAGATTTTCCAGTCTAAAGCCATATTAGTTGGTTCGCCAACAATAAACAACGGTTATTCGTATGCAATTGCCGGAATATTGGAAATGGCTCGCGGAATAAAATATAAAGGAAAGAAAGCTGCAGCGTTCGGTTCTTATGGTTGGAACGGTGATGCTCCAAAAATGATTACTGCACACTTGAAGGAAGCAGGATTTGAAGTCGTTAACGATGGAATAAAGAAACAATGGGTTCCAGACGAGAAAGACTTAGATGACTGCATTGAATATGGTGAAGAATTTGCAAAAGCAACAAAATAA
- a CDS encoding rhamnogalacturonan lyase family protein, whose product MKKILLSFWILFLCLGLNAQRMTDALDRGLVVVHRTNGTSNEGTFVSWRILANEYYDVTYNVYRDGIKLNDKPLSVSNYNDTGGSTTSEYTVSAIVKGVEQPQCKPQTSWNCYLYKLIDRNYSGYKDITLQKVYSNADGSDITADYEPNDISMADLDGDGQLEILLKRLNTKDASSLYLENATDYAILEAYKLDGTRMWWIDCGPNMVSLNSTELNIVAYDWDCDGKAEVVLRGADGMKIHFSDGTTKVIGDATVNTRNTFAHTNAQYCWTHTGNEYLLYLNGETGKPYQVMDFPLKRLEDGETDLKAAWGDDYGHRSSKYFFGAPFLDGRKASLFLARGIYTREKMIAYDINPQTHEFTTRWTWNCNQPGSEWYGNGYHNFCVADVDMDGRDEIVYGSMVIDDNGKGLSTTGLGHGDSQHVGDFDPYRHGLEFFGCNEDKPGNNYRNATTSDMYYRFETTADDGRALIGKFSDSFHGCQARSSASNLISSVTDNVLGITADTFLKWSDLNFRIYWDGDLCDEVLNSPGTAKEAKIEKPGYGRLFTSLGCNMNNDSKNNPCFQGDILGDWREEFIVRCGGNLRIYTTTYPTEYRNYTLWHDSQYRQSEVWQMEAYNQTPHISYFLGKAEGITVAPPPSTLTDRVEIADGASINTDNNDKHLLLAMTDNMNVSVVDGAAPYILTDNAPTWVEGHDDNANITTTTYTHTITGGAFTGEMRLIKQGDGILKLPNVTETYTGNTDVWNGELDFDGNMPSSRVWLNRFAILKTNGGKFGAGITMDYASKLIPQGDVSARSVTLNFGSRIVMLLSSAKISADTLRINKVDWTDGPKYLAPVIEFTGNTKPNDGAYLLGTFARVEGSLSDLTIEGISGVTYKLEMSGNNLYLVIGNGQVSTGINEISKDDSQGKYYNIKGMKMPDVKAYKGVYIKDGVKVMKR is encoded by the coding sequence ATGAAAAAGATTTTATTATCCTTTTGGATTCTATTCTTGTGTCTAGGGCTTAATGCCCAACGCATGACAGATGCACTTGATCGTGGTCTTGTAGTAGTTCATCGTACAAATGGAACTAGCAATGAGGGAACTTTCGTAAGTTGGCGAATCCTTGCTAATGAGTATTATGATGTTACCTATAATGTTTATAGGGATGGTATCAAACTAAATGATAAGCCCTTGAGCGTGTCAAATTATAATGATACAGGTGGTAGTACTACTAGTGAGTACACTGTAAGCGCTATCGTTAAAGGGGTGGAGCAACCTCAATGCAAACCTCAGACATCTTGGAATTGTTATCTTTATAAGCTTATTGATCGTAATTATTCTGGCTATAAGGACATCACTCTTCAAAAGGTTTATTCTAATGCAGATGGTTCTGATATCACAGCTGATTATGAGCCTAATGATATCAGTATGGCTGATCTTGACGGTGACGGACAACTAGAAATACTTCTCAAGCGACTTAATACGAAAGATGCATCTTCTTTGTATCTGGAAAATGCTACAGATTATGCGATTCTTGAAGCATATAAACTAGATGGTACGCGAATGTGGTGGATTGATTGCGGTCCAAACATGGTGAGCCTTAATAGCACAGAACTTAATATTGTTGCTTATGATTGGGATTGTGATGGCAAAGCTGAAGTCGTACTTCGTGGTGCTGATGGTATGAAAATTCATTTCTCTGACGGAACAACTAAGGTTATCGGCGACGCAACCGTAAATACAAGAAATACGTTTGCTCATACTAATGCGCAGTATTGCTGGACTCACACAGGTAATGAGTATCTTCTTTATCTTAACGGAGAAACTGGTAAACCATATCAGGTTATGGATTTCCCACTAAAGAGATTAGAAGATGGTGAAACAGATCTTAAAGCAGCTTGGGGAGATGACTATGGTCATCGTTCATCAAAATATTTCTTTGGTGCTCCTTTCCTTGATGGTCGTAAAGCTAGTTTGTTCTTAGCTCGTGGCATCTACACCCGTGAGAAGATGATCGCTTATGATATCAATCCGCAGACGCATGAGTTTACTACCCGTTGGACTTGGAATTGTAATCAACCTGGTAGTGAATGGTATGGTAACGGTTATCATAATTTCTGTGTTGCCGATGTTGATATGGATGGCAGAGATGAGATTGTGTATGGTTCAATGGTCATTGATGATAATGGAAAAGGACTTAGCACAACTGGTCTTGGTCATGGTGATTCTCAGCATGTCGGTGACTTTGATCCATATCGTCATGGACTCGAGTTCTTTGGTTGCAATGAAGATAAGCCTGGAAACAATTATCGTAATGCAACTACATCTGATATGTATTATCGCTTTGAGACAACAGCCGATGATGGACGTGCTTTGATCGGAAAATTCTCTGATAGCTTTCATGGATGTCAAGCTCGTTCTTCTGCTTCAAATTTAATAAGTTCAGTTACCGATAATGTTCTTGGAATCACTGCTGATACTTTTCTAAAGTGGAGTGATTTGAATTTCCGAATCTATTGGGACGGTGATTTGTGTGATGAAGTTCTGAATAGTCCTGGTACTGCTAAGGAGGCTAAGATAGAAAAGCCTGGTTATGGCAGACTCTTTACATCTTTAGGCTGCAACATGAATAATGATTCTAAGAATAATCCTTGTTTTCAGGGTGATATTCTCGGAGATTGGCGCGAAGAGTTTATTGTAAGATGTGGCGGAAACCTCAGAATATATACGACAACATATCCTACTGAATATCGTAATTATACTTTGTGGCACGATTCTCAATATCGCCAAAGTGAAGTATGGCAGATGGAAGCATACAACCAAACTCCTCATATAAGTTATTTCCTTGGAAAGGCTGAAGGTATAACGGTAGCACCTCCTCCAAGTACGCTCACTGATAGGGTTGAAATTGCTGACGGTGCATCTATCAATACAGATAATAACGATAAGCATTTGCTTTTGGCTATGACTGATAATATGAATGTCAGCGTTGTTGATGGTGCTGCTCCATATATCCTTACAGACAATGCCCCTACATGGGTTGAGGGACATGATGATAATGCTAATATCACAACTACTACTTATACGCATACCATTACTGGTGGTGCATTCACAGGCGAGATGCGTCTTATTAAGCAAGGTGATGGCATATTGAAACTGCCTAATGTTACTGAGACCTATACAGGCAATACTGATGTATGGAATGGTGAACTAGATTTTGATGGAAATATGCCTTCAAGTCGTGTGTGGTTAAATCGTTTCGCTATATTGAAAACAAATGGTGGTAAGTTTGGTGCAGGTATCACAATGGACTATGCTTCAAAACTTATTCCACAGGGTGATGTATCTGCACGCTCAGTTACTTTGAATTTCGGTTCTCGAATTGTTATGCTATTGTCTTCTGCCAAGATCTCAGCTGATACGTTACGTATAAATAAGGTAGACTGGACTGATGGTCCAAAATATCTTGCTCCAGTCATTGAGTTCACTGGTAATACCAAACCTAATGATGGTGCCTATCTCCTTGGTACTTTTGCTAGGGTAGAGGGCAGTTTAAGTGATCTTACCATTGAAGGTATCAGTGGCGTAACCTACAAATTGGAAATGTCAGGCAACAATCTCTATTTAGTTATTGGAAACGGACAGGTTTCTACAGGTATCAACGAAATATCAAAAGATGATTCTCAGGGTAAGTACTATAATATAAAGGGCATGAAAATGCCAGATGTAAAAGCGTATAAAGGCGTTTACATCAAGGATGGCGTGAAAGTTATGAAGCGCTAG
- a CDS encoding acyltransferase family protein, which yields MEKQRLISLDVLRGLTVALMITVNNGGGKMIYSTLEHSKWNGMTPCDLVFPFFLFIMGISTFLSFKKSNFTWSKTTARKIAKRTIMMFAIGLLINWFGLLLSGKGLDFAHLRVWGVMQRIALCYLAVSIFALSFKHKYIPITIVVLLAGYAAILVFGNGYAYDSHLNILSKVDTSIFGYDHLYHKSPVDPEGLLSTISAIAHTMIGFYCGKLMASAKDTEDKVMKFLIAGGILVIIGYLVSFGLPLNKRIWSPSYVCMTCGLAAICQGLLMYYIDIKGVAKEKLNMALIFGTNPLFLYVVSELVSIIFGATGLKLGIYNGINTVVINPYVASLVYAILFMLLHALMGYPLWKKHIFIKL from the coding sequence ATGGAAAAGCAACGTCTGATATCACTTGATGTCTTAAGAGGACTTACCGTGGCTCTTATGATAACTGTAAACAATGGTGGTGGAAAAATGATATACTCTACCCTAGAACACAGCAAGTGGAACGGTATGACTCCATGCGACTTGGTGTTTCCATTCTTTTTGTTTATCATGGGAATATCAACTTTCCTTAGTTTTAAGAAAAGTAATTTCACATGGAGCAAGACCACAGCCAGAAAAATTGCCAAGAGAACAATCATGATGTTTGCGATTGGATTGCTGATCAACTGGTTTGGATTACTATTAAGCGGCAAAGGACTTGACTTCGCTCACCTTAGAGTTTGGGGAGTGATGCAGCGAATTGCGTTATGCTATCTTGCCGTATCAATATTTGCACTGAGCTTTAAGCATAAATATATACCAATAACAATTGTAGTACTGCTTGCTGGATATGCAGCAATACTCGTGTTTGGCAACGGATATGCTTATGACTCGCATTTGAACATACTATCAAAAGTTGATACAAGCATATTCGGATATGATCATCTATATCACAAAAGTCCTGTAGACCCAGAAGGGTTGCTAAGTACGATTTCAGCAATAGCCCACACGATGATAGGTTTTTATTGCGGAAAGCTAATGGCATCTGCAAAAGACACAGAAGACAAGGTGATGAAGTTTTTGATTGCAGGCGGCATACTAGTCATCATAGGTTATCTTGTAAGCTTTGGATTGCCATTAAATAAAAGAATATGGAGTCCAAGCTATGTGTGCATGACTTGCGGACTAGCTGCTATATGTCAGGGATTACTGATGTATTACATTGATATAAAGGGGGTAGCGAAGGAAAAACTTAACATGGCTTTGATATTCGGAACCAATCCCCTATTTCTCTATGTAGTCAGCGAACTAGTTAGTATTATATTCGGAGCAACAGGATTGAAACTAGGCATATACAACGGTATAAACACTGTCGTCATCAATCCATACGTAGCATCACTTGTTTATGCTATCTTATTCATGCTATTGCATGCACTGATGGGTTATCCATTGTGGAAGAAACATATATTTATAAAGTTGTAA
- a CDS encoding HigA family addiction module antitoxin produces the protein MTANKVIPNISVHPGEILKDEIEYRRISQRQLAKEIGMSYSVLNEILNYKRPVTTEFALMIEAALSIDHEPLLKMQSNYDVQMAKRETHSHYNKQHQMKHILLSIFLLCSLISEANPIQGLLERIDKGAGDKFETELVNSKKDFFELSQDKDKILIKGNTWVNIASGLNWYLKYYAGIQLTWNNMKADIPNKLPKILKPERHETDLKLRYDFNYCTFSYSMAFWDWQRWQTEIDWMALHGVNLPLAIVGEEVVWRNMLLKLGYNKEEIGKFIAGPAFLAWWEMNNLEGWGGPLPDSWYNAQEALQKKILKRMNEYGMQPVLPGFCGMMPHDAKTKLGLNVTDGGTWNGYTRPANLSATDKHFDKIADLYYKELTKLYGKANYYSMDPFHETNDDANIDYAKAGKAVMDAMKRTNNKATWVIQGWTENPRQQMIADMKNGDLLIADLFSECRPMFGIPSIWKRDKGYEQHDWLFCLLENFGANVGLHGRMDQLINNFYATKVISPNTEHIKGIGFTMEGSENNPVMFEMMSELPWIPEKFKKEDWVRNYVKARYSSNDANLQKAWSILSETIYNCPAGNNQQGPHESIFCGRPGLNNFQVKSWSKMRNYYDPASTLEAARLMVSVADKFKGNNNFEYDLVDICRQALADQGRLQYLKTIADYNGFSIGQFDKDSKRFLKMILLQDKLLGTRSEFRLGHWTEAARKLGHTNAEKDLYEWNARVQITTWGNRICADKGGLRDYANKEWEGLLKDFYYKRWSIYMDALAKQMKQNQLPDEDALGAGKNATKTSSELFAMAMPTGPQIDWYAIEEPWTLQHNEYSAKPEGDAIEMAKEVIEFLK, from the coding sequence ATGACTGCAAACAAAGTAATACCAAACATATCCGTTCATCCTGGAGAAATTCTAAAGGATGAAATTGAATATCGAAGGATCTCACAACGTCAGTTGGCAAAAGAGATTGGCATGTCATACTCTGTTTTAAATGAAATCTTAAATTACAAACGCCCTGTCACTACAGAATTTGCACTTATGATTGAAGCTGCGTTAAGTATAGATCACGAGCCTTTACTTAAAATGCAGTCGAATTATGATGTACAAATGGCTAAAAGGGAAACACATAGTCACTACAATAAACAACACCAAATGAAACATATATTACTATCAATTTTTCTCTTATGTAGTCTTATATCTGAAGCGAATCCAATTCAAGGATTACTTGAACGTATAGACAAGGGGGCTGGAGATAAGTTTGAAACAGAACTCGTAAATAGCAAGAAAGACTTTTTTGAACTGTCACAAGACAAAGATAAAATATTAATCAAAGGAAATACTTGGGTTAATATTGCATCGGGATTGAACTGGTATCTGAAATACTATGCAGGAATACAACTGACATGGAACAACATGAAAGCTGATATTCCAAACAAACTTCCTAAGATCTTAAAACCGGAACGCCATGAGACGGACTTGAAACTAAGATATGATTTCAATTACTGTACGTTCTCTTATTCCATGGCTTTCTGGGACTGGCAAAGATGGCAGACAGAAATAGACTGGATGGCTCTTCACGGAGTAAACCTTCCGCTAGCGATTGTTGGCGAAGAAGTGGTGTGGAGAAACATGCTACTGAAACTAGGCTACAACAAAGAAGAAATTGGTAAGTTCATTGCCGGACCAGCATTCCTTGCATGGTGGGAAATGAATAACCTTGAAGGTTGGGGAGGTCCACTACCCGACTCTTGGTATAATGCACAAGAGGCATTGCAGAAAAAGATTCTGAAACGAATGAATGAATATGGCATGCAACCAGTATTGCCAGGCTTCTGCGGTATGATGCCACACGACGCAAAGACAAAGCTAGGACTCAACGTGACAGACGGAGGAACATGGAACGGATATACACGACCAGCTAATCTATCAGCAACGGATAAGCATTTCGACAAGATAGCAGACCTATATTATAAGGAATTAACGAAACTATACGGTAAAGCGAATTATTATAGTATGGATCCTTTCCATGAGACCAACGATGACGCGAACATTGACTACGCGAAAGCAGGAAAGGCGGTGATGGACGCAATGAAACGTACTAACAACAAGGCGACTTGGGTGATACAAGGTTGGACAGAGAATCCACGTCAACAGATGATAGCTGATATGAAGAATGGCGATTTGCTGATTGCTGACCTATTCTCTGAATGTCGCCCTATGTTTGGTATCCCTTCGATATGGAAACGAGATAAAGGATATGAACAACACGATTGGCTATTTTGCCTATTGGAGAACTTTGGTGCCAATGTTGGACTTCACGGACGCATGGATCAACTGATAAACAACTTCTATGCGACAAAGGTTATTTCGCCAAATACGGAACATATAAAAGGTATTGGATTCACAATGGAAGGTTCTGAAAACAATCCCGTGATGTTTGAAATGATGAGCGAACTGCCTTGGATACCAGAGAAGTTTAAGAAAGAAGACTGGGTAAGAAATTATGTAAAAGCAAGATATTCAAGCAACGACGCTAATCTGCAAAAGGCTTGGAGCATACTTTCAGAAACAATATACAACTGCCCTGCAGGAAACAACCAACAGGGACCTCACGAAAGCATATTCTGTGGTAGACCAGGATTAAACAATTTCCAAGTTAAGAGTTGGTCGAAAATGCGTAACTACTATGATCCTGCATCAACACTTGAAGCTGCAAGACTGATGGTTAGCGTTGCTGACAAGTTTAAAGGTAACAACAACTTTGAATATGATCTTGTTGATATATGCCGTCAAGCACTTGCCGACCAAGGAAGACTGCAATATCTTAAAACTATTGCTGACTACAACGGATTCAGCATCGGACAATTTGACAAAGACTCAAAGAGATTTCTTAAGATGATACTTCTGCAAGACAAGTTGCTTGGAACAAGAAGTGAATTCAGATTAGGTCACTGGACTGAAGCTGCAAGAAAGCTGGGACATACCAACGCAGAAAAAGACTTGTATGAATGGAACGCAAGAGTACAGATCACAACATGGGGTAATCGCATCTGCGCAGACAAGGGTGGACTTCGCGACTATGCTAACAAGGAATGGGAAGGATTACTGAAAGATTTCTACTATAAGCGTTGGAGTATATACATGGACGCATTGGCAAAACAGATGAAACAGAACCAACTGCCAGATGAAGATGCTCTAGGAGCTGGCAAGAATGCCACAAAGACAAGTTCGGAACTCTTTGCTATGGCAATGCCTACTGGTCCACAGATAGACTGGTATGCAATAGAAGAACCTTGGACACTTCAACATAATGAGTATAGCGCCAAGCCTGAAGGTGACGCCATTGAAATGGCAAAGGAAGTTATAGAATTTTTAAAATAA
- a CDS encoding ATP-binding protein — MERTVLQQLTEWKSKRDRKPLILNGARQVGKTWLLREFAKREYSKEAYVVCRNNKLAKQIFSQDFDVNRILRALRALTGVDITPNDTLIVLDEVQDIPEAIEALKYFCEDAPEYHIAAAGSLLGISLHEGISYPVGKVNEMNVYPMNFEEFLIAKGEDEAYKLLASRDFDTISLLHDKFIDLLRQYYYVGGMPEVVKKYVETDALQEVRRIQNEILHGYEMDFSKHAPKDQAQRIRMVWNSIPSQLFKENKKFIYGAIRSGARAKDFEMAIQWLISAGLLYKVSRCTKIALPLDIYNDFSAFKLYTTDVGLLGAMVQTTPVQVLVKNDIFTEYKGGMTEQFVFQQMKSKSVCPICYYQAENSRLELDFLIQVDDHILPIEVKAGYSIKANSLTTLLKAKPELKAIRYSMLPYKRQGQLTCLPLYTV; from the coding sequence ATGGAAAGAACTGTTTTACAACAACTTACAGAATGGAAAAGTAAAAGAGACAGAAAGCCTCTTATACTAAATGGAGCACGCCAAGTAGGAAAAACTTGGCTGTTAAGAGAATTCGCAAAAAGAGAATATTCTAAAGAGGCTTACGTTGTTTGCAGAAATAACAAACTTGCAAAGCAGATATTCTCACAAGACTTCGATGTTAACAGAATATTACGTGCCCTACGTGCACTTACAGGTGTAGACATCACCCCAAATGACACCCTTATTGTTTTGGACGAAGTTCAAGACATTCCCGAAGCTATTGAAGCTTTGAAATATTTCTGTGAGGATGCCCCTGAATACCATATTGCTGCTGCAGGTTCTTTGTTAGGCATCTCATTACACGAGGGTATCTCATATCCTGTTGGCAAAGTTAATGAGATGAATGTATACCCAATGAACTTCGAAGAATTTCTGATAGCAAAAGGAGAAGATGAAGCGTACAAACTTCTTGCTAGTCGTGACTTCGATACAATTTCATTGCTGCATGATAAATTTATTGACCTGCTACGCCAATACTATTACGTAGGTGGTATGCCTGAAGTTGTAAAAAAATACGTAGAAACAGATGCGTTACAAGAAGTGCGTAGAATTCAGAATGAAATACTACACGGTTATGAAATGGACTTTTCGAAACATGCCCCAAAAGACCAAGCGCAACGTATAAGAATGGTTTGGAATAGTATCCCATCACAACTGTTCAAAGAAAATAAAAAGTTTATTTATGGAGCGATAAGATCTGGAGCTAGAGCCAAAGACTTTGAAATGGCTATCCAATGGCTTATAAGTGCTGGCTTACTTTATAAAGTTTCGCGTTGCACGAAGATTGCATTACCACTTGATATATACAATGATTTCTCAGCATTCAAACTATATACAACGGATGTTGGTTTATTAGGGGCTATGGTACAAACGACTCCTGTACAAGTATTAGTGAAAAACGATATTTTTACCGAGTACAAAGGGGGAATGACTGAGCAATTTGTATTTCAGCAGATGAAAAGTAAAAGTGTATGTCCAATATGTTATTATCAAGCAGAGAATTCACGCTTAGAACTCGATTTTTTGATACAAGTCGATGATCATATACTTCCTATTGAAGTCAAAGCAGGATACAGTATCAAGGCTAATTCACTCACCACTTTATTAAAAGCAAAGCCTGAACTTAAAGCCATTAGATATTCTATGCTACCATATAAAAGACAAGGTCAACTAACCTGCCTTCCTCTTTATACAGTATAG